The following proteins come from a genomic window of Malus domestica chromosome 02, GDT2T_hap1:
- the LOC103408332 gene encoding uncharacterized protein produces the protein MPPSSDPAVPTVTLVTISYSELQDRDKDLSVKIEEGFGPNGLGILSITQVPGYSSLRGNLLGLSPRLANLPEEVKKELEDPHSRYNFGWSHGKEKLESGKPDTLKGSFYANPILDSPTTDKSLIQRYPSYCGSNIWPNSELPELEVTFKALGKLILGVGLMVAYHCDRYVSKAIKMREDEGLEQILFRSRCHKGRLLYYFPTKESFSSGGA, from the exons ATGCCTCCGTCCTCCGACCCCGCCGTCCCCACCGTCACACTAGTCACCATATCCTACTCCGAGCTCCAA GACAGGGACAAAGATTTGTCAGTGAAGATTGAAGAAGGATTTGGACCAAATGGGTTGGGAATCCTATCAATCACTCAA GTTCCGGGATATTCTTCCTTGCGCGGGAATCTTCTAGGCTTGTCACCTAG ATTAGCCAATCTGCCCGaagaggtgaagaaggaacttgaAGATCCTCATAGTAG GTACAATTTTGGATGGAGTCATGGAAAAGAGAAGCTGGAATCTGGAAAGCCTG ATACGTTAAAAGGCTCGTTTTATGCAAATCCAATATTGGATAGCCCTACAACAGATAAATCTCTAATTCAAAG GTATCCATCATACTGTGGTTCAAATATATGGCCCAATAGTGAATTGCCAGAACTAGAAGTCA CCTTCAAAGCTCTTGGAAAGCTGATCCTTGGAGTTGGGCTTATGGTCGCATATCACTGTGACAGATACG TGTCAAAAGCAATCAAAATGCGCGAGGATGAAGGCCTTGAACAAATACTGTTTCGATCTCGCTGTCATAAAGGGCGTCTACTTtattattttccaacaaaagaaaG TTTTAGCAGTGGAGGAGCTTAA